The following proteins are encoded in a genomic region of Amphiura filiformis chromosome 11, Afil_fr2py, whole genome shotgun sequence:
- the LOC140165017 gene encoding uncharacterized protein — protein sequence MAEAEGEESRLMLKRGGDKDFNAKVDAMDDEDELQSLLDTTSDPDKRKVVRARLRIVRVKKRELREARLNAGEEAMVHSKMQMAEASKQSELESYSMKYSASSYSKKETTVSYEEN from the exons ATGGCGGAAGCTGAAGGTGAAGAATCAAGACTTATGCTGAAAAGGGGTGGTGATAAGGATTTTAATGCTAAAGTAGACGCAATGGATGACGAGGATGAACTACAGAGCTTG tTGGATACCACGTCTGATCCCGATAAGAGGAAGGTTGTTCGTGCTAGACTCAGAATAGTTCGTGTGAAGAAACGAG AATTACGCGAGGCACGTCTGAATGCAGGAGAAGAGGCTATGGTGCACTCCAAGATGCAGATGGCAGAAGCATCGAAACAGTCCGAACTTGAATCCTACTCAATGAAGTATTCGGCGTCGTCTTATTCAAAGAAGGAAACTACAGTCTCGTATGAGGAAAATTGA